The following coding sequences are from one Geodermatophilus normandii window:
- the hrpA gene encoding ATP-dependent RNA helicase HrpA — translation MTATLPDLRSRLAALTLDDEHRLGRRLEGLRRTRDDAARERALAKIAADVSAAEERVARRRAALPAITYPEQLPVSARREDIAAALREHQVVVVAGETGSGKTTQLPKIALELGRGVRGRIGHTQPRRIAARTVAERIAEELDTPLGGAVGWKVRFTDQVGDGTLVKLMTDGVLLAEIAHDRLLRQYDTIIVDEAHERSLNIDFLLGYLAQLLPRRPDLKVVITSATIDVDRIAKHFSVDGADVPVVEVSGRTYPVEVRYRPVVDPDAPEGDPAADPDRDQVTAIGDAVEELGHEGPGDVLVFLAGEREIRDTADALAERFPGVEVLPLYSRLSAADQHRVFQPHAGRRVVLATNVAETSLTVPGIRYVVDPGTARISRYSARTKVQRLPIEPVSQASARQRSGRCGRVAEGIAIRLYTEEDFEGRPEYTDPEILRTSLASVLLQMAALDLGAVEDFPFVDPPDRRAVADGRALLEELGALDSDGRLTETGRALAQLPLDPRLGRMVVEADRRGVLEEVLVVAAGLTIQDPRERPSEHQQAADEMHARFADEHSDFLTLLNLWRYLTEQQEALSGSAFRRTVKREFLHYLRIREWQDLHGQLRSTARRLGMTPGSLAAEPDERGISVALLAGLLSQVGLQVEDTRKRDGDRRRGGREYLGARGARFVIAPGTPLAKKPPRWVVAAELVETSRLFARTVARVDPDDVERLAGHLVRREYSEPRWDAKRGSVVATERVTLYGIPLVAGRRVQYGSIDPVVSRDLFIRHALVQGEWTTHHRFWADNQRAIERVAELEERARRRDIRVDDETLHELYDARIPADVVSTRHFDRWWKSARRATPDLLTFTPEMLTNAAAAGQVRVEDFPDEVPLTQGLTLPLSYAFAPGTPQDGVTVDVPLAVLDTVAERTSGESLAFTVPGLREELVTALLRTLPKQLRRALVPIPDRVREVLPRISPTEPLLPALERELRRSAAVVVPPDAWAPAEVPAHLRATFRVLDDGGRELARGKELGPLRARVAPASRASLARAASDLERTGLTAWTIGELPRTVEVRRGGHVVTAYPALVDEGTTAGVRVVATEAEATRLTWRGARRLLVLVAGSPTRQVVKGLGPKSRLALQFNPDGEIPALVDDCVDAAADELLAAAGGPPRDEAAFTALVATARQQLLPITQDAVRRVEAVLTQAREVAVAIGAAPGRRVPEAAIADLRRQMAGLLHRGFVADAGRRRLPDLVRYLRGMALRLEKLPANAVRDALWTDQVAAVTAEYEQLRREVPPTGAPDDAVARIRWMVEELRVGLFAQQLGTPRPISEQRVYKAIDALTA, via the coding sequence GTGACCGCGACCCTCCCGGACCTCCGGTCCCGGCTGGCCGCGCTGACCCTCGACGACGAGCACCGGCTGGGCCGGCGGCTCGAGGGCCTGCGGCGCACCCGTGACGACGCCGCCCGCGAGCGCGCGCTCGCCAAGATCGCCGCCGACGTCAGCGCCGCCGAGGAGCGTGTCGCCCGCCGGCGGGCCGCCCTCCCGGCGATCACCTATCCCGAGCAGCTGCCGGTCAGCGCCCGCCGCGAGGACATCGCCGCGGCCCTGCGCGAGCACCAGGTGGTCGTCGTCGCCGGCGAGACCGGCTCGGGCAAGACGACACAGCTGCCCAAGATCGCCCTCGAGCTGGGCCGCGGCGTGCGGGGCCGGATCGGGCACACCCAGCCGCGGCGGATCGCCGCGCGCACGGTGGCCGAGCGGATCGCCGAGGAGCTCGACACCCCGCTGGGCGGCGCGGTGGGCTGGAAGGTCCGCTTCACCGACCAGGTCGGCGACGGCACGCTGGTGAAGCTCATGACCGACGGCGTCCTGCTCGCCGAGATCGCGCACGACCGGCTGCTGCGCCAGTACGACACGATCATCGTCGACGAGGCGCACGAGCGGAGCCTCAACATCGACTTCCTGCTCGGCTACCTCGCCCAGCTGCTGCCGCGCCGGCCCGACCTCAAGGTCGTCATCACCTCGGCCACGATCGACGTGGACCGGATCGCCAAGCACTTCTCCGTCGACGGCGCCGACGTGCCCGTCGTCGAGGTCAGCGGCCGCACGTACCCGGTGGAGGTCCGCTACCGCCCGGTGGTCGACCCCGACGCCCCCGAGGGCGACCCCGCCGCCGACCCCGACCGCGACCAGGTCACCGCCATCGGCGACGCGGTCGAGGAGCTGGGGCACGAGGGCCCGGGCGACGTCCTGGTCTTCCTCGCCGGCGAGCGCGAGATCCGCGACACCGCCGACGCCCTCGCCGAGCGCTTCCCCGGTGTCGAGGTGCTGCCGCTCTACTCCCGCCTGTCGGCCGCCGACCAGCACCGGGTGTTCCAGCCGCACGCCGGCCGCCGGGTCGTGCTGGCCACGAACGTCGCCGAGACGTCGCTGACCGTGCCCGGCATCCGCTACGTCGTCGACCCCGGCACCGCGCGCATCTCCCGCTACAGCGCCCGGACGAAGGTGCAGCGGCTGCCGATCGAGCCGGTCAGCCAGGCGTCGGCGCGGCAGCGCTCGGGCCGCTGCGGACGCGTGGCGGAGGGCATCGCGATCCGCCTCTACACCGAGGAGGACTTCGAGGGCCGGCCCGAGTACACCGACCCGGAGATCCTCCGCACCAGCCTGGCCTCGGTGCTGCTGCAGATGGCCGCGCTCGACCTCGGCGCGGTCGAGGACTTCCCCTTCGTCGACCCGCCGGACCGGCGTGCCGTCGCCGACGGCCGCGCCCTGCTCGAGGAGCTCGGTGCCCTCGACTCCGACGGGCGGCTCACCGAGACCGGGCGCGCCCTCGCCCAGCTCCCGCTCGACCCCCGGCTCGGCCGCATGGTGGTCGAGGCCGACCGGCGCGGCGTCCTGGAGGAGGTGCTCGTCGTCGCGGCGGGCCTGACGATCCAGGACCCGCGCGAGCGGCCGAGCGAGCACCAGCAGGCCGCCGACGAGATGCACGCCCGGTTCGCCGACGAGCACTCGGACTTCCTCACCCTGCTCAACCTCTGGCGGTACCTCACCGAGCAGCAGGAGGCGCTGTCGGGCAGCGCCTTCCGCCGCACGGTCAAGCGCGAGTTCCTCCACTACCTGCGCATCCGCGAGTGGCAGGACCTGCACGGCCAGCTGCGCAGCACCGCCCGCCGCCTCGGCATGACCCCCGGCTCGCTCGCCGCGGAGCCCGACGAGCGCGGGATCTCCGTCGCCCTGCTCGCCGGCCTGCTGTCCCAGGTCGGCCTGCAGGTCGAGGACACACGCAAGCGCGACGGCGACCGCCGCCGCGGCGGGCGCGAGTACCTGGGCGCGCGCGGCGCCCGGTTCGTCATCGCCCCGGGCACGCCGCTGGCGAAGAAGCCGCCGCGCTGGGTGGTGGCCGCCGAGTTGGTGGAGACCAGCCGGCTGTTCGCCCGCACCGTGGCGCGCGTCGACCCCGACGACGTCGAGCGCCTGGCGGGGCACCTGGTCAGGCGGGAGTACTCCGAGCCGCGGTGGGACGCCAAACGCGGCTCCGTCGTCGCGACCGAGCGCGTGACGCTCTACGGCATCCCGCTGGTCGCCGGCCGGCGCGTGCAGTACGGCTCGATCGACCCCGTCGTCTCCCGGGACCTGTTCATCCGGCACGCCCTGGTGCAGGGCGAGTGGACGACGCACCACCGGTTCTGGGCCGACAACCAGCGCGCCATCGAGCGGGTCGCCGAGCTGGAGGAGCGGGCCCGCCGCCGCGACATCCGGGTCGACGACGAGACGCTCCACGAGCTCTACGACGCGCGGATCCCCGCCGACGTCGTCTCCACCCGGCACTTCGACCGGTGGTGGAAGTCCGCGCGTCGCGCCACGCCGGACCTGCTCACGTTCACGCCGGAGATGCTCACCAACGCCGCCGCGGCCGGGCAGGTGCGCGTCGAGGACTTCCCCGACGAGGTGCCGCTGACGCAGGGGCTGACCCTCCCGCTGTCCTACGCCTTCGCCCCCGGCACGCCACAGGACGGCGTCACCGTCGACGTCCCGCTGGCGGTGCTCGACACCGTCGCCGAGCGGACGTCCGGGGAGTCGCTGGCCTTCACCGTCCCCGGCCTGCGCGAGGAGCTGGTGACGGCGCTGCTGCGGACGCTGCCCAAGCAGCTGCGACGGGCGCTCGTGCCGATCCCCGACCGCGTGCGCGAGGTGCTGCCGCGGATCAGCCCCACCGAGCCGCTGCTCCCGGCGCTGGAGCGGGAGCTGCGCCGGTCCGCGGCCGTCGTGGTCCCGCCGGACGCCTGGGCGCCCGCGGAGGTGCCCGCGCACCTGCGGGCGACGTTCCGCGTGCTCGACGACGGCGGGCGCGAGCTCGCCAGGGGCAAGGAGCTCGGCCCGCTGCGCGCCCGGGTCGCCCCGGCCAGCCGCGCCAGCCTCGCGCGGGCCGCCTCCGACCTCGAGCGCACCGGGCTGACCGCCTGGACGATCGGCGAGCTGCCGCGCACCGTCGAGGTGCGCCGCGGTGGGCACGTGGTCACCGCCTACCCGGCGCTGGTCGACGAGGGGACGACGGCCGGCGTCCGCGTGGTGGCCACCGAGGCCGAGGCCACCCGGCTGACCTGGCGCGGCGCCCGCCGGCTGCTCGTGCTCGTCGCGGGCTCGCCGACCCGGCAGGTGGTGAAGGGCCTCGGCCCGAAGAGCCGCCTGGCGCTGCAGTTCAACCCCGACGGCGAGATCCCCGCGCTGGTCGACGACTGCGTCGACGCCGCCGCCGACGAGCTGCTCGCCGCCGCCGGCGGGCCGCCGCGCGACGAGGCCGCGTTCACCGCGCTGGTGGCGACGGCGAGGCAGCAGCTCCTGCCGATCACCCAGGACGCCGTCCGGCGGGTCGAGGCGGTGCTCACCCAGGCCCGCGAGGTCGCCGTCGCCATCGGTGCCGCGCCGGGCCGGCGGGTCCCCGAGGCCGCGATCGCCGACCTGCGCCGGCAGATGGCCGGCCTGCTGCACCGCGGCTTCGTCGCCGACGCCGGCCGCCGGCGGCTGCCCGACCTGGTGCGCTACCTGAGGGGGATGGCGCTGCGGTTGGAGAAGCTCCCGGCCAACGCGGTGCGCGACGCGCTCTGGACGGACCAGGTCGCCGCGGTCACCGCCGAGTACGAGCAGCTGCGGCGCGAGGTGCCGCCCACGGGCGCGCCGGACGACGCGGTGGCCCGCATCCGGTGGATGGTCGAGGAGCTGCGCGTGGGCCTGTTCGCCCAGCAGCTCGGGACACCGCGGCCGATCTCCGAGCAGCGCGTCTACAAGGCCATCGACGCCCTGACGGCCTAG
- a CDS encoding ATP-binding protein, translated as MSTLTARVDLPPSPRSVPAARHVVREALLAWRAPQDAGDVALLVTEVVANVVDHVGGGSVLSLELEYSDGWLRIAVSDGSAIRPVVGELRGDQPRGRGMQIVDAIADHWGVEDVEGGKRVWFVLAPGRGPVV; from the coding sequence ATGTCGACACTCACCGCACGGGTGGACCTGCCGCCGTCGCCACGCAGCGTCCCCGCTGCCCGGCACGTGGTCCGCGAGGCCCTGCTCGCCTGGCGGGCCCCGCAGGACGCCGGGGACGTCGCCCTCCTGGTGACCGAGGTCGTCGCCAACGTCGTCGACCACGTGGGCGGGGGGAGCGTCCTGTCCCTGGAGCTGGAGTACTCCGACGGATGGCTGCGCATCGCGGTGTCCGACGGGTCCGCCATCCGTCCCGTCGTCGGCGAGCTCCGCGGTGACCAGCCGCGCGGCCGGGGGATGCAGATCGTCGACGCGATCGCCGACCACTGGGGTGTCGAGGACGTCGAGGGCGGCAAGCGCGTCTGGTTCGTGCTCGCGCCCGGGCGCGGGCCGGTTGTTTGA
- a CDS encoding cytochrome P450 yields the protein MTTTSPRSARTVPGDGPARPGLLRPVRTATRYAVRHGLPAVYLARAARRGDPVGRLLREPESREDPYDLYEQLRARGLLSPSALGPVTTSHAVATEVLRSDAAGVGWDRSQAPALVRWALRFGDELDATGVAEPPSMLVTDPPDHTRLRRLVSRAFTPRATLAAEPMVQRTAETLLDRLAGRDDVVDLVGAYAAQLPVLVIADLLAVPAERREDFLRWGAAAAATLDPGLPLRRYVAAERALRAMHAFLRGHFARLRRDPGEDLVSRLVTLPGDEALTERELHATVMLLLGAGFETTVNLLGNAVVLLDAHRDQWDALRADPAGWDGAVEEVLRSDSPVQLTGRSIVRDTEVAGIGLPAGTRVTLLLGAANRDPAVFDDPARFDVTRANARDHLAFSGGIHYCLGAGLARLEGAVGLRVLSEHFPRLRVAGRPVRRDLQTLRGFETLPVRLR from the coding sequence GTGACGACGACGTCCCCGCGTTCGGCCCGGACCGTTCCGGGCGACGGCCCCGCGCGGCCGGGCCTGTTGCGGCCGGTGCGCACGGCCACCCGCTACGCGGTGCGTCACGGGCTGCCGGCGGTCTACCTGGCCCGCGCCGCCCGCCGGGGCGACCCGGTCGGCCGCCTGCTGCGCGAGCCGGAGTCGCGCGAGGACCCCTACGACCTCTACGAGCAGCTGCGAGCCCGCGGGCTGCTGTCACCCAGCGCGCTCGGCCCGGTGACCACCTCGCACGCCGTCGCCACCGAGGTGCTGCGCTCCGACGCCGCCGGCGTGGGCTGGGACCGCTCGCAGGCGCCGGCGCTCGTCCGGTGGGCGCTGCGCTTCGGCGACGAGCTGGACGCCACCGGGGTCGCGGAGCCGCCGTCGATGCTGGTCACCGACCCGCCCGACCACACTCGCCTCCGCCGGCTCGTGAGCCGGGCCTTCACGCCGCGCGCCACGCTGGCCGCCGAGCCGATGGTGCAGCGCACCGCCGAGACGCTGCTCGACCGGCTGGCCGGCCGCGACGACGTCGTCGACCTGGTCGGCGCCTACGCCGCGCAGCTGCCGGTGCTGGTCATCGCCGACCTGCTCGCCGTCCCCGCCGAGCGGCGCGAGGACTTCCTGCGCTGGGGCGCCGCGGCGGCCGCCACCCTCGACCCCGGGCTGCCACTGCGCCGATACGTGGCCGCCGAGCGCGCGCTGCGGGCCATGCACGCGTTCCTGCGCGGGCACTTCGCCCGGCTGCGTCGCGACCCCGGCGAGGACCTGGTCAGCCGGCTGGTCACCCTCCCCGGCGACGAGGCCCTGACCGAGCGCGAGCTGCACGCCACGGTCATGCTGCTGCTCGGCGCCGGCTTCGAGACCACCGTCAACCTGCTGGGCAACGCCGTCGTCCTGCTCGACGCCCACCGCGACCAGTGGGACGCGCTGCGCGCCGACCCCGCCGGCTGGGACGGCGCGGTGGAGGAGGTGCTGCGCTCCGACAGCCCGGTGCAGCTGACCGGCCGCAGCATCGTCCGCGACACCGAGGTCGCCGGGATCGGGCTGCCGGCCGGCACGCGGGTCACGCTGCTGCTCGGCGCGGCCAACCGCGACCCCGCGGTGTTCGACGACCCCGCCCGCTTCGACGTCACCCGCGCCAACGCCCGCGACCACCTGGCCTTCTCCGGCGGCATCCACTACTGCCTGGGCGCCGGCCTGGCCCGGCTCGAGGGCGCCGTCGGGCTGCGGGTGCTCAGCGAGCACTTCCCGCGGCTGCGCGTGGCCGGCCGCCCGGTCCGGCGGGACCTGCAGACCCTGCGTGGCTTCGAGACCCTCCCCGTCCGCCTGCGCTGA
- a CDS encoding sulfate adenylyltransferase subunit 1, with amino-acid sequence MSEQSAVDVHSPAAEQAAELATARKDILRIATAGSVDDGKSTLIGRLLYDSKAVYEDQYAAIERASKGDYVDLALLTDGLRAEREQGITIDVAYRYFSTPRRTFILADTPGHVQYTRNMVTGASTADLAIVLVDARKGMLEQSRRHAFLASLLRVPHLVVAVNKMDLVDWSQEVFETIRDEFSAFAARLDVPDLTVVPISALHGDNVVSRSERAPWYQGSSLLHHLEHVHVASDRNLVDVRFPVQYVIRPQSDAFHDYRGYAGTVASGVLRPGDEVQVLPSGLTTTVAGIDGPRGPVEQAFAPMAVTVRLADDVDVSRGDLLCRPGNVPQATQDLDALVCWMADEPLRPRQRLAVKHTTRTVRAMVKELTYRLDVNTLHRDLEAGELGLNDIGRVKLRTTQPLFVDDYNRNRVTGRFILVDEATNATVGAGMLPPHR; translated from the coding sequence ATGTCCGAGCAGTCCGCCGTCGACGTCCACTCCCCCGCCGCCGAGCAGGCGGCCGAGCTGGCGACGGCGCGCAAGGACATCCTCCGCATCGCCACGGCCGGGTCGGTCGACGACGGCAAGAGCACGCTGATCGGCCGGCTGCTCTACGACAGCAAGGCCGTCTACGAGGACCAGTACGCCGCGATCGAGCGGGCGAGCAAGGGCGACTACGTCGACCTGGCGCTGCTCACCGACGGCCTCCGCGCCGAGCGCGAGCAGGGCATCACCATCGACGTCGCCTACCGGTACTTCAGCACCCCGCGGCGGACGTTCATCCTGGCCGACACCCCGGGGCACGTGCAGTACACGCGGAACATGGTCACCGGCGCCTCCACCGCCGACCTCGCGATCGTGCTCGTCGACGCGCGCAAGGGGATGCTCGAGCAGAGCCGCCGGCACGCCTTCCTCGCCTCGCTGCTGCGGGTGCCGCACCTCGTGGTCGCGGTGAACAAGATGGACCTCGTCGACTGGTCGCAGGAGGTCTTCGAGACCATCCGCGACGAGTTCAGCGCCTTCGCCGCCCGGCTCGACGTCCCCGACCTGACCGTCGTGCCGATCTCGGCGCTGCACGGCGACAACGTGGTCAGCCGCTCGGAGCGGGCGCCCTGGTACCAGGGGTCCTCGCTGCTGCACCACCTCGAGCACGTGCACGTGGCCAGCGACCGCAACCTCGTCGACGTCCGCTTCCCCGTCCAGTACGTCATCCGGCCGCAGTCCGACGCCTTCCACGACTACCGCGGCTACGCCGGGACCGTGGCCAGCGGGGTCCTCCGCCCCGGCGACGAGGTACAGGTCCTGCCCAGCGGGCTGACCACGACGGTCGCCGGCATCGACGGCCCGCGTGGCCCGGTCGAGCAGGCCTTCGCGCCGATGGCGGTGACGGTGCGCCTCGCCGACGACGTCGACGTCTCCCGCGGCGACCTGCTCTGCCGCCCGGGCAACGTGCCGCAGGCGACGCAGGACCTCGACGCGCTCGTCTGCTGGATGGCCGACGAGCCGCTGCGCCCGCGGCAGCGGCTGGCGGTCAAGCACACGACCCGCACGGTGCGCGCGATGGTCAAGGAGCTGACCTACCGGCTCGACGTCAACACGCTGCACCGGGACCTGGAGGCCGGCGAGCTCGGCCTCAACGACATCGGCCGCGTGAAGCTGCGCACCACGCAGCCGCTGTTCGTCGACGACTACAACCGCAACCGGGTCACCGGCCGGTTCATCCTCGTCGACGAGGCCACCAACGCCACGGTCGGCGCCGGGATGCTCCCGCCCCACCGCTGA
- the cysD gene encoding sulfate adenylyltransferase subunit CysD: protein MTTPDYRLTQLETLEAESIHVIREVAAELERPVLLFSGGKDSIVMLELARKAFAPARIPFLVMHVDTGLNFPDVLEFRDKRVAELGVELVVASVPDAMARGLVKEEPNGSRNRIQTPVLLDAVEEHGFTALFGGARRDEDKARAKERVFSFRDEFGQWDPKNQRPELWDLYNGRIHLGESIRVFPLSNWTELDIWQYIAREGIEIPGLYLAQEREVVERQGMLYAVNEFVRPREGEPTFRETVRYRTVGDANLTAAVRSQATTVADVIAEIAVTRMTERGATRGDDKVSDAAMEDRKKEGYF from the coding sequence GTGACGACCCCCGACTACCGGCTCACCCAGCTGGAGACGCTCGAGGCCGAGTCGATCCACGTCATCCGCGAGGTGGCCGCCGAGCTCGAGCGCCCGGTGCTGCTGTTCTCCGGCGGCAAGGACTCCATCGTCATGCTGGAGCTGGCCCGCAAGGCGTTCGCGCCGGCGCGCATCCCGTTCCTGGTGATGCACGTGGACACCGGGCTCAACTTCCCCGACGTCCTCGAGTTCCGCGACAAGCGGGTCGCCGAGCTCGGCGTCGAGCTGGTCGTCGCCTCGGTGCCCGACGCGATGGCCCGCGGCCTGGTCAAGGAGGAGCCCAACGGCTCGCGCAACCGGATCCAGACGCCGGTGCTCCTCGACGCGGTCGAGGAGCACGGCTTCACGGCGCTGTTCGGCGGCGCCCGCCGCGACGAGGACAAGGCGCGGGCCAAGGAGCGGGTGTTCTCCTTCCGCGACGAGTTCGGCCAGTGGGACCCGAAGAACCAGCGCCCCGAGCTGTGGGACCTCTACAACGGCCGGATCCACCTCGGCGAGTCGATCCGCGTGTTCCCGCTGTCGAACTGGACCGAGCTCGACATCTGGCAGTACATCGCCCGCGAGGGCATCGAGATCCCCGGGCTGTACCTGGCGCAGGAGCGGGAGGTCGTCGAGCGGCAGGGGATGCTCTACGCCGTCAACGAGTTCGTCCGCCCGCGCGAGGGCGAGCCGACGTTCCGCGAGACGGTCCGCTACCGCACGGTCGGCGACGCCAACCTCACCGCCGCGGTGCGCTCGCAGGCGACGACGGTCGCCGACGTCATCGCCGAGATCGCGGTGACCCGGATGACCGAGCGCGGCGCCACCCGCGGCGACGACAAGGTCAGCGACGCCGCGATGGAGGACCGGAAGAAGGAGGGCTACTTCTAG
- a CDS encoding inositol monophosphatase family protein, which produces MRDVEVAAAAARAAADVLMALRAGGLTGRALGDAGDAAAQDAITAVLAGERPDDVVFSEEAADDRSRLEAGRVWIVDPLDGTREYGETDRSDFAVHVALWAGGTVTAAAVALPAVGEVLVTDPAPGLPPAVARSPRIAVSRTRPPAQAGAAAEAVGGELVPMGSAGFKVTAVVRGEVDAYVHAGGMYQWDSAAPVAVALAAGLTALRLDGSPLRYNGPDPSLPDLLVCRPELAGDLLAAVRRPA; this is translated from the coding sequence GTGAGGGACGTCGAGGTCGCCGCCGCCGCGGCGCGGGCGGCGGCGGACGTGCTGATGGCGCTGCGCGCCGGCGGCCTGACCGGGCGCGCGCTGGGCGATGCCGGCGACGCCGCGGCGCAGGACGCGATCACCGCCGTCCTCGCCGGCGAGCGTCCCGACGACGTCGTCTTCAGCGAGGAGGCCGCCGACGACCGCAGCCGGCTCGAGGCCGGGCGCGTGTGGATCGTCGACCCGCTCGACGGCACCCGTGAGTACGGCGAGACGGACCGGTCCGACTTCGCCGTGCACGTGGCCCTGTGGGCCGGCGGCACGGTGACCGCCGCCGCCGTGGCCCTGCCGGCCGTCGGCGAGGTGCTGGTGACCGACCCGGCTCCCGGGCTGCCGCCGGCGGTCGCCCGGTCGCCCCGGATCGCGGTCAGCCGCACCCGGCCGCCCGCGCAGGCCGGTGCGGCCGCCGAGGCGGTGGGCGGCGAGCTGGTGCCGATGGGCTCGGCCGGCTTCAAGGTGACCGCGGTGGTGCGCGGGGAGGTGGACGCCTACGTGCACGCCGGCGGGATGTACCAGTGGGACTCGGCCGCGCCGGTCGCCGTCGCCCTGGCCGCGGGGCTGACGGCGCTGCGGCTGGACGGGTCGCCGCTGCGCTACAACGGACCCGACCCCTCCCTGCCGGACCTGCTGGTGTGCCGCCCGGAGCTGGCCGGTGACCTCCTGGCCGCCGTCCGCCGACCGGCGTGA